Proteins encoded together in one Hymenobacter monticola window:
- a CDS encoding ABC1 kinase family protein, translating to MFKNTISNLTRIRQVAEVLLRYGFEDVVTTTPLRRLVSKSRRLSWQREDRPVFETTRWERVRLIIEELGPTFIKLAQAMSNRADLLPEALIDEFEKLQSNVPPFETALARQIIEEELGRPIAEVFSEFDDVTLGSASIGQVHRARLLSGEEVVVKVQRPGVQQKVKSDLALLHELVRLTAGFLQKQGLANPQDIVDAFERSMSKELDYTAEARSMDQFRKLYEDYATFYVPKPYRELSTARVLVIEFVSGCKITDKAQLQAWGLSPATVAENGMDIYLTQIFEFGVFHADPHPGNVLVRPDGTIVLIDFGMVGRLTKQQKYAFAGVFIGMARQDARSMALNFRRLALTAEIPDMRAFEADLSQLIEDFAMLDVKEMSMSDLADALQTIIYNYKLQVPGAVFLILRALVILEGIGKVLHPSFNTFEFVRPYGAKIIREQYSRENLLTEAEYTGTQLLALLQTLPSDVRQIVRKISKGELRLRFELVGYQSLLRKADQLVSRTILALLSVGGLLFSGLSLMGRYSPDMPYHRGVPEITWWSLGATGFLLLILLLLGTGRREK from the coding sequence ATGTTCAAAAACACGATTTCCAACCTCACCCGCATCCGGCAAGTGGCAGAAGTGCTGCTGCGCTACGGCTTTGAGGACGTGGTGACGACCACGCCGCTGCGCCGCCTCGTGAGCAAAAGCCGCCGCCTAAGCTGGCAGCGCGAAGACCGGCCGGTGTTCGAAACCACGCGCTGGGAGCGGGTGCGCCTGATTATCGAGGAACTGGGCCCCACGTTCATCAAGCTGGCCCAGGCCATGAGCAACCGGGCCGACCTGTTGCCCGAGGCCCTGATTGACGAGTTTGAGAAGCTGCAAAGCAACGTGCCGCCGTTTGAGACGGCGTTGGCCCGCCAGATTATCGAGGAGGAACTGGGCCGACCCATTGCGGAAGTGTTCAGCGAGTTCGACGACGTGACGTTGGGCTCGGCCAGCATCGGGCAGGTGCACCGGGCGCGGCTGCTGAGCGGCGAGGAGGTGGTGGTGAAGGTGCAGCGCCCCGGCGTGCAGCAAAAAGTAAAATCGGACCTGGCCTTGCTGCACGAGTTGGTGCGCCTCACGGCCGGCTTCCTGCAAAAGCAGGGCCTAGCCAACCCGCAGGACATCGTGGACGCCTTCGAGCGTAGCATGAGCAAGGAGCTTGACTACACAGCCGAGGCGCGCTCCATGGACCAGTTTCGCAAGCTCTACGAAGACTACGCCACTTTTTATGTGCCCAAGCCCTACCGCGAACTGAGCACGGCGCGCGTGCTGGTAATTGAGTTCGTGAGCGGCTGCAAAATTACCGACAAGGCGCAGCTGCAGGCCTGGGGCCTGAGCCCCGCCACGGTGGCCGAAAACGGCATGGACATCTACCTGACCCAAATTTTTGAGTTTGGGGTGTTTCACGCTGACCCGCACCCCGGCAACGTGCTGGTCCGCCCCGACGGCACCATTGTGCTCATCGATTTCGGCATGGTGGGCCGCCTCACCAAGCAGCAGAAATACGCCTTCGCGGGCGTGTTCATCGGCATGGCCCGGCAGGATGCGCGCAGCATGGCCCTGAACTTCCGGCGGCTGGCGCTCACGGCCGAAATCCCCGATATGCGCGCCTTCGAGGCTGATTTGAGCCAGCTGATTGAGGATTTCGCTATGCTCGACGTGAAGGAGATGAGCATGAGCGACCTGGCCGATGCCCTCCAAACCATCATTTACAACTACAAATTGCAGGTGCCAGGCGCAGTGTTTCTCATTTTGCGGGCGCTGGTGATTCTTGAAGGCATTGGCAAGGTGCTGCACCCCAGCTTCAACACCTTCGAGTTTGTGCGCCCCTACGGCGCCAAGATTATTCGGGAGCAGTACTCGCGCGAAAACCTTCTCACCGAGGCCGAATACACCGGCACGCAGCTGCTGGCGCTGCTGCAGACATTGCCCTCAGATGTGCGCCAGATTGTGCGCAAAATCAGCAAGGGCGAGCTGCGGCTGCGGTTCGAGCTGGTGGGCTACCAGAGCCTGCTGCGCAAGGCCGACCAACTCGTGAGCCGCACCATTCTGGCCTTGCTGAGCGTAGGCGGGCTGCTGTTTTCGGGGCTGTCCCTGATGGGCCGCTACTCACCCGACATGCCCTACCACCGCGGCGTGCCCGAAATTACGTGGTGGAGCCTGGGCGCGACGGGCTTCCTGCTGCTGATTCTGCTGCTGCTCGGCACCGGACGGCGCGAGAAATAG
- a CDS encoding phasin family protein — MEDLFKKFVNAGVGYIAQGSKTVQNTIDKLVKDNKMTQEEGKKIVDELLKSGETKRAELEKQFQGLADSVKKTVGLGGSKGNAGTKKPAAKSAAKPASSATSKAAGATKKAADKVSDAAGSAQKSAAAKAGAAKPAAAKKPAAKKPAAASASQADEQA; from the coding sequence ATGGAAGATTTGTTCAAGAAGTTCGTGAATGCCGGCGTCGGCTACATTGCCCAAGGCAGCAAGACGGTGCAAAACACCATCGACAAACTGGTGAAAGACAACAAGATGACCCAGGAAGAAGGCAAAAAGATTGTGGATGAGCTGCTGAAAAGCGGCGAAACCAAGCGCGCCGAGCTCGAAAAGCAGTTCCAGGGCCTGGCCGACAGCGTGAAGAAGACCGTGGGCCTTGGCGGCTCAAAAGGCAATGCAGGCACTAAAAAGCCCGCCGCGAAATCGGCCGCCAAGCCAGCCAGCAGCGCCACCAGCAAAGCAGCCGGCGCCACCAAAAAAGCCGCCGACAAAGTGAGCGACGCCGCCGGCTCGGCGCAGAAATCGGCCGCGGCGAAAGCCGGTGCCGCCAAACCTGCCGCGGCTAAGAAGCCGGCTGCCAAGAAACCGGCCGCTGCTTCGGCTTCTCAGGCCGACGAGCAGGCCTAA
- a CDS encoding alpha/beta hydrolase produces MPSFQHLLLKQLLTAAAAPLARRKPSVGAMRLAMEAGSLFNFMPWKVNLESFRLDNRLDAEWLRPRAAHPTRVMLYLHGGGYVLGSLNTHRSLVGSLAQRCGLNVLTINYRKAPDHPFPAALDDAKRAYRWLLRQGYQPHDIVVAGDSAGGGLALALLLALRNAGENMPAAGIGLSPWTDLNLPVSALRRVAREEGLLLEALQMRNWGPLYAHKTALSHPLLSPLQADLHGLPPLLIQVSSAEVLYDDALRFADKARAAGVPVTLQPFEGLVHWWHLFWRIVPEARQALDQVAAFLQKRWEQVEAERRETGAIARPQPRRRMAA; encoded by the coding sequence ATGCCCTCCTTCCAGCACCTGCTGCTCAAGCAGCTCCTCACGGCTGCCGCCGCGCCGCTGGCCCGCCGCAAGCCCAGTGTGGGCGCTATGCGGCTGGCCATGGAGGCTGGTTCGCTCTTCAACTTCATGCCCTGGAAGGTGAACCTGGAAAGCTTCCGGCTCGACAACCGCCTGGATGCCGAGTGGCTGCGCCCCCGCGCCGCCCACCCCACGCGGGTGATGCTCTACCTGCACGGCGGCGGCTACGTGCTGGGCTCGCTCAACACCCACCGCAGCCTGGTGGGCAGCCTGGCCCAGCGCTGTGGCCTCAACGTGCTCACCATCAACTACCGCAAGGCGCCCGACCACCCGTTTCCGGCCGCGCTGGATGATGCCAAGCGCGCTTATCGGTGGCTGCTGCGCCAAGGTTACCAGCCGCACGACATCGTGGTGGCCGGCGACTCGGCCGGGGGCGGGCTGGCCCTGGCCCTGCTGCTGGCCCTGCGCAATGCAGGCGAAAACATGCCCGCCGCCGGCATTGGCCTCTCGCCCTGGACCGACCTCAACTTGCCCGTTTCGGCCCTGCGCCGCGTGGCCCGCGAGGAAGGCCTCCTGCTCGAAGCCCTGCAGATGCGCAACTGGGGTCCCCTCTACGCCCACAAAACCGCCCTTTCGCACCCGCTGCTTTCGCCCCTGCAGGCCGATTTGCACGGGCTGCCGCCGCTGCTCATCCAGGTTTCCTCGGCCGAAGTACTCTACGACGACGCCCTGCGCTTTGCCGACAAGGCCCGCGCCGCTGGCGTACCCGTCACACTGCAACCCTTCGAAGGACTAGTGCATTGGTGGCACCTGTTCTGGCGCATCGTGCCCGAGGCGCGGCAGGCCCTCGACCAGGTGGCCGCGTTTCTGCAGAAGCGGTGGGAACAGGTGGAGGCGGAGCGGCGGGAAACGGGAGCCATTGCGCGGCCCCAGCCCCGGCGGCGGATGGCAGCGTAG